In one window of Terriglobales bacterium DNA:
- the thiD gene encoding bifunctional hydroxymethylpyrimidine kinase/phosphomethylpyrimidine kinase → MTQAPPVVLTISGFDPSSGAGTLADIKTLAAHGCYGVGCITALTVQSTAGVRRVEPVSAKLVRETLEELAADLPIAAARIGMLGSAAVVEAVADFLGAGRIPFVVLDPILKSSSGADLIDKEGAERLPKLLFPRATVITPNIDEAAQLTGLPVSNVAEMKAAARKLHEMGAKNVVVTGGHLERPVDLLSLAGPGGCEQLEFASERLRSTATHGIGCAFSTAVAANLALGKQLSDAVVLAKAYVTKAIARAYPLGRGTGPIHHLFRMDEQPRPAQDAIEPKH, encoded by the coding sequence ATGACGCAGGCGCCGCCGGTGGTGCTCACCATTTCGGGCTTCGACCCCTCCTCCGGAGCGGGCACGCTGGCGGACATCAAGACCCTGGCGGCCCACGGCTGTTATGGGGTCGGCTGCATCACCGCGCTGACCGTGCAGTCCACCGCCGGGGTCCGGCGAGTGGAGCCGGTCTCAGCCAAGCTGGTGCGCGAGACGCTGGAAGAACTGGCGGCGGACCTGCCCATCGCCGCCGCGCGCATCGGCATGCTGGGCTCGGCGGCAGTGGTGGAGGCGGTCGCCGACTTTCTGGGCGCGGGGCGAATCCCCTTTGTCGTGCTCGACCCGATCCTCAAGTCCTCCTCTGGCGCCGACCTGATCGATAAGGAGGGTGCGGAGCGCCTCCCCAAGCTGCTGTTTCCGCGCGCTACCGTCATCACTCCCAACATCGACGAGGCCGCGCAGCTGACCGGGCTTCCGGTCTCGAACGTCGCGGAGATGAAAGCGGCGGCGCGCAAGCTGCACGAGATGGGCGCCAAAAACGTCGTGGTCACCGGCGGCCACCTGGAGCGGCCCGTCGACCTGCTGAGCCTGGCCGGGCCAGGAGGCTGCGAGCAGTTGGAGTTCGCCTCCGAGCGGCTGCGCTCTACCGCCACGCACGGCATCGGCTGCGCCTTTTCCACCGCGGTCGCCGCCAACCTCGCCTTGGGGAAGCAACTGAGCGACGCGGTGGTTCTGGCCAAGGCCTACGTCACCAAGGCCATTGCCCGCGCCTATCCTCTTGGCCGCGGCACCGGGCCCATCCACCATCTGTTCCGCATGGACGAGCAGCCGCGCCCGGCGCAGGACGCCATCGAGCCCAAGCACTGA